One segment of Candidatus Melainabacteria bacterium DNA contains the following:
- a CDS encoding PqqD family protein, whose product MQQTRASWENDISFYLSESKRMLKTKEEIIWRVVDDEALLLDTDSGYYFSMNDTATEIWCLLNEGKSIDDVATTISERYEIDSESVRRDVQELIANLNKEQIASLGE is encoded by the coding sequence ATGCAGCAAACACGGGCATCCTGGGAAAATGACATCTCGTTTTACCTGTCGGAATCCAAGCGCATGTTGAAGACAAAAGAAGAGATCATCTGGCGTGTCGTCGATGACGAGGCATTGCTCCTCGACACTGACAGCGGCTACTACTTCTCGATGAATGACACAGCTACCGAGATCTGGTGCCTCCTCAACGAAGGCAAAAGCATCGACGACGTCGCGACGACGATATCTGAACGCTACGAAATCGACAGCGAAAGCGTCAGACGCGATGTTCAGGAGCTGATTGCCAACTTGAACAAAGAACAGATCGCCAGCCTTGGAGAATAG
- a CDS encoding glycosyltransferase, which yields MSGALFCLANASISGGNKAILEYARGLKRSGQTAEIYIWHADKNLDWFDHELTVVQAPDIETAVSGNYAVVFFAKAFLIPLAFSSLNSAKPVFICHDFESAYAATSFDSINLECPPFDDVLRLPIDIITTSRPVQQIISERHQKHAYYVPLAIDKELFSKQSGPAKERARKRILMVGDHLLPTKGIRDGLRALKLLNDELPVELVLITREHRGQQIFENLGYPCEIHIRPDAEEFPHIYASCDAYCCTSWYEGFGLPALEAFRMGIPVVSTRNSGVTNYGIDEENLLLCNPNDPTDLCQKLRRVLKEEKLRNKLIEQGEMTEDKFNWELAVTEFLACQQKILTDSGTKTRVTESQLEKLLVNLEEGGLYTPHAVHVRCSHIFHEIDKVLMQLTEQRIDLLPGLEKLQGLRDELKPFLAMPGAEYYKSCKKRYDLCQLVIGLADDHRFLEHLSKLIAQINRLESAVPAADRNSPVVAGSSRS from the coding sequence ATGAGCGGCGCGCTATTTTGCCTGGCCAACGCCTCCATAAGCGGCGGTAATAAAGCAATTCTCGAATACGCCAGGGGACTAAAGCGCAGCGGTCAAACTGCTGAGATTTACATATGGCACGCAGATAAAAACCTGGACTGGTTCGACCATGAACTGACGGTAGTTCAAGCACCGGATATTGAAACTGCCGTAAGCGGCAACTACGCTGTCGTCTTTTTCGCAAAGGCATTTCTCATCCCACTGGCATTTTCTTCTCTCAACTCTGCAAAACCGGTGTTCATCTGTCACGATTTTGAAAGCGCCTATGCAGCTACATCATTCGACTCAATCAACCTGGAGTGCCCTCCTTTTGATGACGTCTTACGCTTGCCCATCGACATCATTACGACCTCGAGACCTGTTCAACAAATCATCAGCGAGCGCCACCAAAAGCATGCCTATTATGTGCCTCTGGCTATCGATAAAGAATTGTTTTCCAAGCAGTCAGGCCCTGCGAAAGAACGCGCCCGCAAAAGAATTCTCATGGTGGGAGACCATCTACTACCGACTAAGGGGATTCGGGACGGACTGAGGGCATTGAAGCTCCTGAACGACGAGCTGCCGGTGGAACTCGTCTTGATTACTCGAGAACACCGCGGTCAGCAGATCTTCGAGAATCTCGGATACCCGTGCGAAATTCACATACGCCCTGACGCAGAAGAATTCCCCCACATCTACGCAAGTTGCGACGCCTATTGTTGCACTTCCTGGTACGAAGGATTTGGATTACCCGCGCTTGAAGCATTCAGAATGGGGATTCCCGTCGTTTCAACCAGAAACTCCGGCGTCACCAACTATGGTATCGACGAAGAGAACCTGCTGCTGTGCAACCCAAATGACCCGACCGACTTATGCCAGAAACTGAGAAGGGTTCTTAAAGAGGAAAAGCTCCGCAACAAGCTTATTGAACAGGGGGAGATGACCGAAGACAAGTTCAATTGGGAACTCGCCGTGACTGAATTTCTTGCCTGTCAGCAGAAGATTCTTACCGACTCCGGCACAAAGACAAGAGTGACAGAATCACAGCTCGAAAAATTACTTGTTAATCTCGAAGAGGGCGGGCTCTATACACCACACGCAGTGCACGTACGATGCAGCCACATTTTTCACGAAATCGACAAAGTTCTCATGCAGCTGACCGAACAACGCATCGACTTGCTGCCGGGGTTGGAAAAGTTGCAAGGATTACGTGACGAGTTGAAACCGTTCCTTGCCATGCCGGGCGCCGAATACTACAAAAGCTGCAAAAAACGCTATGACCTCTGTCAACTAGTCATAGGTTTAGCAGATGATCATCGCTTTCTCGAACACCTTTCCAAGCTAATCGCTCAAATCAACAGGCTTGAATCAGCAGTTCCCGCCGCAGACAGGAACAGCCCTGTAGTAGCAGGGAGTAGC